TCCGGATATTTAAGATCCACTATTGTGTACTGTGTGCTGCAAAAGACAATGgggcaagctaaaaaaaaaatactatttgttACCAATCATTTTAGCATGGAAGGCAGGGGAGGTTTGTTTTGGCACAACAAGAACAATTGTCAAGATGTTATAATGGAGTCTGTTAAACTGTGATTGGGATATCATCAAGCTAGGGTAGTAACCAGAGgtgtacaaatactttgttaccttattaagtagaaattttgtctaatctatacttctactccttacattttcacacaattatctgaactttctactccttacattttaaaaaatagcctcgttactttttaatttcagcttgttttcattccagctttttatagtttaaaaaagaCCCCTATGCAGATAATTTGCTTCATCCAGATATAGTccatttgattgtggttggatgaaaagtataaacatataccattccaacaccctattggtttatacgcgATCTAGCACACTTGCACACGTGGTATTACAATCCAGCAAGAACATAAGACGTATGTAGCTGAAGTATGAAGTAtgtagtatgaagatgatctgtgcagataACTCGAGCTAAACGAcctaactaagcttctttaatatatttacattgtagtaaAACGCATTTCATTTTTCATAGGATTATATATGGAACTGAAACAGGcaacctagtgcatcccaaatcttttgacattaatattttaatataacatttttggGAGGGTTGCTGCCGAAGCTTAAGCTTGTCTTTAATGGCATATTATTTCCttatacattacttttacttttaaattttaaatagttttgaaaccagtattttAGACTTTTACTGAAGTACacagcttgagttgatacttcagcctctacagaagtattttaaaccctagcatCTACACTTCTACCTGAGCAATGAATGTCAATTCTTTTGACACTTTTAAAGTAACAGTATACACGTAACCAGTAATTACCAGATTACAGATACTTTTGAAAACTAGAGTGATTACAAACAATGATTCAATTACAGCTTAAACCAGATTACCACTCTTACAATATCTGTTTCTAATCGAGTGAGCATGCATGTCGTTGTTGATGTTGTTCATCATgacattctttttttaatgattgaCACAGAGCTAGTTCACTGTAATAGATTCTGTGTAGGTTGGCACTTCCCTTTTTTGTGGTTACACAAGTGTGTGCAGgtgtttctttgaattattttagTACTAAACTAATAATCATTCATCAGAATGACAGAACGTAATGTTCTTTTTTCCATGATCTTAATAAGACAACTGTTCTTTACACTTCCCTACTGAagaaaacatgcttttttaatgCTGAATGGACCAGTGTATATATCCAAATCATTTtgggattattattatcattattattattattatttctattaattttttaaatatacactatattaatTTGTAGATCCTGAGTAGTTAACAATAGCATTTCAAAAAACACTATACGAGAAACTGACAGTTGCTACTAGTCATTTTTAGCATTGAAAGCAGAGGGATTATGTTTTAGAAACACAAGATCAATTGTTTGGATATTATAATACACTGTGTTAGAGGGCACTTGTGACCTCATAAGCGTTTACAGCTTGTGATTAGTTACCAACAGCATTCCAAACTCCACTCAACTGTTAAGATACTATAATAGAGTGTGTTAAAAGGTGTTAAAACTTTTGAGTTTGATTAgttataaacagcattctgatttCTACTTTTCTACTATTATGACATCATAATTGTTTACTGCCTTTGATTAGTTGCTAATACCACTTCATAGAAACACTCTGTAAAAAGGGGGAAGAGGTACGATTGCTTCTAGAGGAAATATGTTTTGGGACAAGATCATAATCATATAATCATAATGGGATCATAATAGTGTGTTAAAGGGCACTTATGACATCATAAGGGTTTACAGCCTTTGATTTGTTATCAACAGCCATTCCAAATTCCACTTAAGAAAAActagagggggaaaaaaaggaagagtgaatgaaaatgtcatgtgacgtgtcatcaGACATGACTACAATAGATACTGTGAAGCCAGCATGGGTTTAAAATAGCTAACTTACATGGCAATTCATGTGCTTGATTGACCTGATTTTCAACATCTACACAGATACCAATCATGTTTGTAACACAAATGCTTGGCCACACCTTGTTCTTTATAAAGAAGGATGAGGGTGAATATGTTTTCAAACAAGAAAGATCTATACTGACTACAACCCATACAGCATGCCTGTGTGAGGGTTTTTTTTGGCCACCAATAGGGTTTGGTTTAatgggaccaggaggggttaTAAGCATGGGCCCCTTATGGGTTGTATACTACACACTGGGAGATTAAGGTGGGATATAATGATGGGGATCATTAGGGAAGCCCAAATGAGTTCCAATAACAATACATGTAAATACCCACTCAGAGCCCACCTAACTCACATTTCATCAAAGTGAACCCCATATGAGAATGTTGTCTTTATTAGAATTTTTTTAGAATTGCCATTactggtaaaagtaaaagttctTTCAAGTAggctttctgattttttttttttttttagacgaaCTCTTAATTGAAGCACCCTAAACTTGGTTGAGGATTCCACAGATTTAAATTGAATAACATTGTGTAACTGAAATGACCAGAGCCACTAAATATACTGGCTTCTTAATATTTGGTGTGTGTATGAAATAACCTGGCACCACATAATACCagcaataaaaacatataaatataaaacaaaataaaaataaactaaaatgtaatGCACAGTTTAGGCCTCTGGAAGTCAACCTGCCATACAATCTCATTCCACTCTAATCTGGCATCTGTCTGGAATCAATGCACATTAATGAAATCCTTTGGCTTATTCTACTGTATGTACTTTAGTGAACCTCAACCTCTAACTCTTTAAACCTATTTGCCCCCTCACACCCCTATATGTCTTCCTTGAGGAGATTCAAAAGCTCCAAGAGATGGTAGATGAAACCCTAATACTCAGGAAATTGTTTCAATATATTGTAGCCTGGAGTTTCTCTTACATGCACTCCCGAAAGTGCATTGGACGAATCGTGGCAATACTGCTTCTGAACACAGTAGTCCTGCCATAGTATCAGGAATGCATCTCACCCTAGAGGCAACTATGATTGGAACCAGCACACACAATATCAAAAACTCAGtactaagaaaaaaaacactggtaaaaTGATCCAGTTCCATGAACCTGTAGATATGAAGCTCCCAGTCTAAACTCTCTTTCCTTCTGAAAAAGGTTTATCAATAGTAACAAATCCAAACAACTTCCAATGGAACAAAAATGGCACCTTGGATAAACATGCGATTTGGCCTTATCCAAGCTCACGTTAAGCATCAGCTCACTTTTGAACCGCAGCATTGAAAATAAACAAGCAGGCTTTGTGAATGCCATGAACATTCTAATCCCAGCTCTCACAAGAGAGGCTTTACACTCAGCTGCAAAAACAAAGTGCGCATTTCAAGACTAATTGATGAGCAAGGGTGGAATGTCCACAAGAGGAACAAGCTTTCACAGAGGGAGGCCGAACACAACGCTATAGAGCTGAACATGTGCGACTGGGTGAGAATGTTTTGATGCAACCTTTGCTACTTTGCTACAGCAGGCACTGTTGCTCAATCTATGAGTAAAGTTCTCCAAACGAATGTGCTGATGTTTATGTTACACAATGGGGATTTATATACAGAGCTATGGACTAATTTACCAAGTAATCTGGAgttgttttaattcatttaaaaaaatctagcTTTGTTTCATCAGACTCACACAAAGACACATTATTTTTGCACTGGTCCACTCAGAATGCTCATAACCCCCAGGTGCTAAATGTCCTACACTGATGTAACTcagaaatacaaaacaaataggCTGACCTCGCACTCACATCTTACTCATCTCGATGCCTCCAAAGCTTTTAAGGCACATCCAAGCTTTCCCACAGCACGATCACTAGCAGCACAATCCATTAATGCGTTAGCAAGCTAACTTTAGGATCATTACACAAGGGTGATTCTTTAGAAAACAACTGCTacatatcagaaaggcagagaagccAGGATCAGTAATCCCACAGTGCTGAAAATTTCAGGATTAAAATCATAAACTCACTCCTGTAACAATTTTAACTATGGTCTCTATTCTGGGATATTTATGGAAAATTAtgcattgattatttaaaaaaaagagagaaagaagaagacgAAAAACAAAAGTCATACAGAGTGTTCATTTGACTAAAATTGCTTTTATTGAAAAAGGCCAGGGtgcaaatatgaaataaaaaaaaataaagacaagcatatatttttaagcattttaatacAAACTTAATATAAACTATTTCAGTCCCTCTTGACATGTAAGACACTGACTCAAAATACTTTGTTATACCGTATTTTATCAAGTATTGCACAATGTAGgtacaaaattaatatatatacgATTACATTGTCCATAATATAGCAAAAATCTTTTTTGAACTCTTAACAGAAAATACAACTTTTGTGTTTCAAAAAAGCAAATATTCCTACACTGAATTTGCAACACTAAAGTATATCCTGTACACAATCTTCAGAATATTTGATCTATTTTAAAGATGGATTtcctttttattaataaaaaaagaagaaaacaaacaaacaaaaaaacataaagctgCTGCAGCCATCACAGATCACTGGAGTAGTAAAAAGATATAAATGCAATACCATGTCGtagaaacaatatatatactCTGATACTTTACAAACTCTGTTCTCAATTAAATTATACAATTAGAAAAAAGACCAAGTAACCCCAGATATATATTCGTTAGTTCCAATTTCTTAAAAATCAGCCAAGTCTTAACCAACTTTAAAATACTGTAAGAGGCCAGAACTTGAagcttatatttttaatattttagagcattttctttaaaacatagtaaaaaaattattttgtgctTTGTTGgcaaaaatatgaaaagaaaacGATGTGTTTTTTTCCGACAAAGTAACCAAGCTTGACCACATTTGTACAAGCTTTTAGTAGAAACAAACTCAAGGTGGCACAGAAAGACCCCTTGGGCACATGCGCTTTTCAGTGACTAAGAGGGATTTCTGTTTCCATGTCCATAGTTCCTTTTTCATGTCCTTTACTAGTGTGCGTTATTTTGTggtgttattattttttccttttctcctttTGCCAACAATCATTCATAAATAAACATGTATTCATTAGTTAGCCATGACTGGCTGGAATTGCTGGTTAGAATACTGCATGTTGCTCAGACTGAAGTTTAGACCATCCATGAGAGACTTATCGTTGAGGCTGCCGTAGGCTGCAAACACGTCAAAGGCATTGTTATACTGCAGAGGGCTGAGGCTGAGGGGATTCTCGCTGTTGAACATTGCGGTGGAGCTGCCCTGGCTCTGGAGGTTGGGGAATACAAACTCCTTGGCGTTAGGGGAGAGTGCTGAGGGCTTCTGCGACGGCTGTGGTGGTTGCTGCTGCGGCGGATGTTGCGGCTGCCCTCCAAGGCCAAGGCCATAAAGAGAATGCATGGAAGTGGACATGGCTTTCTGCTTCAGTAGGTTGTTCACATTCAGGCCCAGGTTAGTGGGAGATGTGCGTGCCACCTTGCTGTTGTTACGGCCGCTGTTCTTCATCTTGGTGGAGCCGAACTTGGTGGCAGCAAAAGTGGCTGTGGTGAAGGTTAAAGGCTGAGTGGAGCGTGGCATAAATGAGGGGCTGACCGAAGCAGACTGGCCAAATGGAGGCGATGGCGAGCTGGACTCAGAAGAGACTCCCACAGGGTCACTGATTGGCATGAAGACCTGAGCGTCGGGGTTAAAACTGTTTCTGATCTCCTTGTCCAGTTCTGACCCGTTCTCGCCATTATCATCCACATAAAGCACCTTGACGGGTCCCTTTTCCCCAATCTGGTAGGACACCTCGAATGGGTCGATCCAGACACTGAGGTCCTGAGGCAAGTTATTCCGGACGTCTTCGATGTCCAGCCCACTCTCTTTGGCTGCTTCCTCCACTACTGGATCCACCTTCTCGCCCACGTGTATACACCTGTAGCCGGACCCTTTGAATGGCTTGTCAGGGTACCAGTGACCCTCATACTTCTTTTTCAACTGTCTTTCCAGCTCCTCACCGAAGATGTTCACTCGGCGCCGAGGGAGTTTGTTGTACAGGTATGATATGATGAAGTTGAGTGCTACTTGGATTTCAAGCTGCATAGCTGCTTCACAGTTGCGAGTATGTCTGTAATCGAGAGTCGGGAGTTGAGAGTCGTCTTAGCCAGGTGATGCAGAATCCTCCTAGGCAGTAGTGATCAGATGTGACAGAGATGCTGGTTGCTGGAAAGATGTGCGTTGTTCTTCCACAGGAGAGTCGTCTTTATCCTTAGAAtgggaaagaagaagaagaaagatattCAACCTTCAGCTCCTTTTGTCGACATACAAAAACAAACCGAAGCATCTGAGCATTACATTAACCATATTTAAAGTTTAAGGATGAAAGGTTTTGTACAATATATTTCTCTCTAAACCTTTTTCCAAGGATTCTTCTTTTAAAAGGGTTCACCTGACAAAATCCTGACTGGAGTTTTAATCCAAACAGATGTGAGGTCACTTCAGATAGCACAGACAGCTCGACCAGCCACAACGTTAACGTTACATAATCCACAGTGGTTCCCTACCATAATCTTAAAACCATGGGCTGAAAGCTGCTTCACTGAAATATGGGCCATTTTTAAACAATGCGACACTTGGAGACGACATTGCGCAATAGATTTAGCGATCAGGTTTCCTCCAGAAGGCAGCCAATAACATGCCGATCTACACGGGGTGTAGCTTGCTAACACAGGGCTGATTAAATTAGTACTGTAACGATACGTTTTCCTAAGAATGGAAACAACACATTGTTTTCCAAAATCGTTTAAATTGCACATTGAGCACCTCTCATTGTAGAACAGCAGGGTAAGCTATCTATTACGTTATGGGGACATCTCTCACTAGAAAAATGGATGGATTTATGGATTTTTTAGCAGGGCAGAATATTTTCATAACCCTAGAAAAGCTTGTTCTTATTGCTTTTATGTAGATCTGTCTTTGAAGACTAACTAAAATGTTTACACGGGCGGACGAATATATTGAGCTATTTATCTAACGCTAGTTGGTTAACACCAGTAATAGTAATAGTTTGCCAGCCTAGTTAGAGCTAGCTAGATATGTTAGCTTGATTATGGCTTTAACATAGCCCCCCCCTTATCTTGGTTcacttagctaactagttagcttagctagctaacaaaaaTGCAAACGAAAATACGAAACAGCCTAGGTTGTCAACCAGAAAAAACGGTAttcttgttagctagctagccagcttagttagttctaattctaattctgctGGCGTTTCGTTCACCTGTTTATGTAGCGTTATGTAGCTACAGCATTTTAAGCTGCATTTTATAGTATATAGGGAAGGTGCGAGCTAAACCTAGCTAGCTGATTATAGCTATAAATAAAGCGTATTATAGTCAGTGTTAGTGATTAAATCGTGGCCCCTGCTTTATTTAATCAGACACGTCGCTGGAAAGAGGCTGTAGCTAAGAATGGACTGTGGCCAGCAGGTTTCATGTTAACACAGCACAGCTCTAGCTAGTTAGATAGCAAACCTTGCTACCTAGGATAACCAACTCGAAGGACAGCTCGGCGACGCCTACACGGAAGATTtaactagctatctagctagcctTACTTatgttaggttagcgtagctagGTTAACAACCTGGAGATAATCTGTCGCAGCTCGTACAGTACGGTCAAGCACACTTCACAAGCACCTAAATCTGCTCACTCTGAGctttctattttaaaataaagaaagaaatccaCGAAATTGGTTCACATTCAGTGTTAGTTATTAATCTCACTAAGAAAGCCAGCTGAGGCTAAAGCTAGGTAGCTAGCAATAGCCCTGTTAAAATAAAATcgagctcaagaccagctggtcatacAGAAAAAAAGCATGGAGTATCTTATGCTTGTCAAGAGCTTGTTAGGTTATTGAGCTAACCTAACCTACCAGCATGGGGTTTATGATtattctggatgaccagctggtcttggaTGTTTTTAGGAATTAGTGCATTTTGGCTTCTCTCcttctgtgtttgtgtctctctctctctgtacatgGATTTAATGTACAGCtcgattttaaagaaaatttaagaGACGCCTTTCCTGAAACAACCATGTACTCCTTAGCTAAATTTACCTAGTTTAGCCTTATATCTCTTCAATAGTAAGTTAGGCATAACATATACTTACATATAGGAACTGGATCCGCGTAGCAACCGCTTCACGTAGCTAGTTAGTTGTTTAGATCCCTTGACGACGAGCACGTCCAGCGCAGCGATTTCTAACGTTACCCTAAACCCCTTCAGGATCAACAGTCTTATTATTCCAGTTTCCACGGTTTGTCAgtgctttcttttttatattttagtatattttttgtCCTTTTCTATGGAGGGCTGGTCTCTGCTTCTCAACAAGGCAATCCGACTGACTCCCCCCCTCTGCCCGGGAGTGTTTTACCACTCTGCCCTTTAAACCAGAGCCACAATCGGCTTTATAACCAAACCCTACGCCGCGGAGTCGCGGTAGGCGGTGATTCGGTTTCGGAGGTCAACACCCCGTCGACGGCGGCGATTGGCTCTTTGTAGCCTGCGTCATTGCTCCAGTCATCGCATTCTCCTCTGCTATTGGTGTAACTAGCTGTCAGTCTTCCAAAACGCGTCCGCCCCCCGATGGCTGTGACCAATCAACGGAAAGTACATTGAGAACAGTGGCTCTGAGTCCAGTTAGTTAGTTACCGTTTCTGTGCCTACACAGggaaaacataaaacacacaaatattgTAAGTAGATGCAGTTTTTAAGACTGTAGCTACTGATATTAGAGCTTATATTAGAGTTTTTATGTTACATAAAATCACGTTTTAAAATACTGATGAGAGTACTGATGGtgaatgtttttgtatttatttcagtGTAGCGTTGAACATACTAGCTATAAGCATATATAATGGCAGGGGCAGTTCactatagtaaataaaaaaaaaactagcaggTAATGTTTTCtaagtggtgttttttttttgtttgcagcagcagcagcatttaatCTCATTCTGCCCTTGAGTGTTGTgcgtgggtgggtgggtggattcaGCCTTGCCTATTGGCTGCAAAGGTGTCTGACGTCAGCGTGACACTCGCCTTGTTGTGACTGGGACACCACGCTTTCTTTAACCGGGCCACGCCTCCCACAGATTTAAAGGGACACGAAGGTGCAAAAGCGACTAATCCAGGTTTTACCCAGGAGCAGCCACAGTACCCTACTGACTGCCTCTCCCAGACTgatatatatacattacataacCGACTGACACATCTAATACGCCAAGAATAGGCTTTAATCCACAAATAGTGAGGATTTACCTTACTTTACTGAGTCTAAACAGCAAAGTAAAAGTGAAATATCATGTTTCAGCCCCTTCTCTCATGATAACTGTAATGTATTAGCAtgagggccattccaccgaataggTGCCATTTAATTGTTGTAACTTTTCCaaattaaactgtattttaattatttttgttgtttcaacatgtatttaactattcaaaacatatactggttaatctcaggcagctttacttattttttataagGTTTTTAAgacgaagatggttacaaaactcatgtgacatttaaaaagcatgtttaaaaggaaGTCGGCtactctcaagaaagtctttatttaaaaaaatagtttattgtatattcaaataatttatatttacgaCAAAAAACGCTTGGATAATTGTACACTATAttaaaacatgtccacagatggaggttggacagtactgtgtgtacagctgagttaatgagacacaaatagaTAGAAGTGACAGTAAACTAAtactactgcttctactactgCTGTTGTTATGTactgccatcttggattctgaactcagggTAAATAAGTTTTAAAGACTTTCCAAGTAGGAAAACTGACTTGTGGGGCATTCCAGTTGAAATTTCCTCTTTTGAACTTAGAAATTCCTACATTCCAGTTCAAATGGAActgaataaaacatattaaagaaACTTGTTCCTTCTTCACTCTGCCCTATGACTTGGATGAGCGGCCTGATGGCACAGTGACGACTGTAATCTAAGCAGGCCTTTGAACTTGGCAGCACAGTGGTGGATAAATTTGTTGGGTTATGCTTGTTCACAGAGCAGAGGaggggaaagtgtgtgtgtgtgtgtgtgtgtgtgtgtgttagtggtggGGGAGGGCGAGAGGGCAGAGTCGTCAGTCtggtttatttattatcagtCTCTCTGGATAAAAGTGCTGCTAGTTGCTGGTGTGACATGATCAGTTTGCTCCCTTTTTGACTGGTACGTATAAAACAAGTTGATTTATATAAAAGTGGAATTttttcacactcacacagtgTCTATAAAAATATGCTCAACAGCATATATTATTGAACGGAATTTTGTAATCAATTATAGCCAAATAAGCAGCTGTACTGTGGCCATGTCCAAAGGTTATTCATAGTTTATTCTGACTATGTGTGAATTTGTGGGCAAAAAGTGTGAAACAAAGGTTAAAAAAGGGTTAAATAGCCATTCTAAGCAAATTAATTTTGCCTGTACTATTACAAATATATTGTTGAAAAACTTTGTAAAGGCTGTGTTCAATTTAccttaaaaactgtgttttagtTTAACACTCAGAAAATGATATAATAGTTCATAACCTTTCCAAAACAGTTAGCTAAAGACTTTGAAGTTCACCACaactggcctgtagcctgctcctaaccccagctagtactgctggagcagcattagcataacccgctagcagttagccgcaaatgctaatgctccagccttggtgctggaggaatttgggaatctaagcttactgtaaataaacagaagcgctttactcacccaaatcatttttaggatagaaatctgtgtagattaacatccggcactcgtttgactttaaaagaaggtCTTTTTTTACCCCCCAGGGGTGAGAGCTGCTGAactagaagttccttatagtatctcttaaaatgtgccttataaaccagaaaataaacatttattgactatgctctttataatccagtgcgccttatagtgccaaTACTGTTGTTTTATGGCAAATCTACACAAAATGTCTCTGGTTATCGCTGTTAGCATCGTCTCAAGGTAACATTGCTAGTTATAACATTTGATgacaacacatacagtacagtattttGCGCATCTAAAGACTGGGGA
This genomic stretch from Astyanax mexicanus isolate ESR-SI-001 chromosome 15, AstMex3_surface, whole genome shotgun sequence harbors:
- the tob1b gene encoding protein Tob1b; translation: MQLEIQVALNFIISYLYNKLPRRRVNIFGEELERQLKKKYEGHWYPDKPFKGSGYRCIHVGEKVDPVVEEAAKESGLDIEDVRNNLPQDLSVWIDPFEVSYQIGEKGPVKVLYVDDNGENGSELDKEIRNSFNPDAQVFMPISDPVGVSSESSSPSPPFGQSASVSPSFMPRSTQPLTFTTATFAATKFGSTKMKNSGRNNSKVARTSPTNLGLNVNNLLKQKAMSTSMHSLYGLGLGGQPQHPPQQQPPQPSQKPSALSPNAKEFVFPNLQSQGSSTAMFNSENPLSLSPLQYNNAFDVFAAYGSLNDKSLMDGLNFSLSNMQYSNQQFQPVMAN